A single window of Carettochelys insculpta isolate YL-2023 chromosome 13, ASM3395843v1, whole genome shotgun sequence DNA harbors:
- the LOC142020260 gene encoding putative P2Y purinoceptor 10 — protein MAGTSSPGNCTDPHLGFQYPLYATTYTIIFIPGLLANGIALWVLCRFISKKNKAVIFMINLAVADLAHVLSLPLRIYYYINHMWPFGSFLCQFCFYLKYLNMYTSICFLTCISIQRYLFLHYPFKAKNWKCRYDVAITAAVWIVVGAACAPVPLVRSPTFSNNTNICFADLGVKQMTMGKSITLITIAELSGFVVPVAIIAYCTWKMRQSLQDSEVPLQQRNEKEKALRMILMCAAVFFICFTPYHINFPLFMMVKQNVTINCSIRRSTLHFHILSLCLASLNCCLDPILYYFMTSEFQNKLVRCSGFALRNCLRDKESESSFQDSSEEIQTQRRFSCFKFQSLPKLCSNKCMVSPPTDPEELTEQQTF, from the coding sequence ATGGCAGGCACCAGCTCTCCAGGAAACTGCACTGACCCTCACCTGGGATTTCAGTACCCCCTGTATGCAACCACTTACACCATAATATTTATACCAGGTCTTCTCGCAAACGGTATTGCATTATGGGTTTTATGTCGGTTCATCAGTAAGAAGAACAAGGCTGTCATTTTTATGATAAATTTGGCTGTAGCTGATCTTGCTCATGTCCTCTCATTACCGCTACGAATATATTATTATATAAACCACATGTGGCCTTTTGGGAGTTTTCTTTGCCAGTTCTGTTTCTACCTGAAGTATCTCAACATGTATACAAGCATTTGTTTCCTTACCTGCATAAGCATTCAGAGGTACCTTTTCCTCCACTATCCATTCAAAGCCAAAAACTGGAAGTGTAGGTATGATGTCGCCATTACTGCTGCTGTATGGATCGTTGTTGGGGCTGCTTGCGCGCCAGTTCCACTTGTGAGAAGTCCTACCTTCTCCAACAATACAAATATCTGCTTTGCAGATCTTGGAGTAAAGCAAATGACTATGGGAAAGTCTATTACTTTGATAACAATAGCTGAATTATCAGGGTTTGTGGTCCCTGTAGCTATTATTGCATACTGCACTTGGAAAATGAGACAATCTCTACAGGATTCTGAAGTCCCTTTGCAACAGAGAAATGAGAAAGAGAAAGCTTTACGGATGATCCTAATGTGCGCAGCTGTGTTCTTTATATGCTTCACACCATATCATATAAACTTTCCTTTATTTATGATGGTGAAACAGAATGTTACCATAAACTGCTCCATACGCAGAAGTACTCTTCATTTTCATATACTTTCTTTATGTCTTGCAAGCTTGAACTGCTGTCTGGATCCAATCCTCTATTACTTTATGACATCAGAATTCCAGAACAAATTAGTGCGATGCAGCGGCTTTGCCCTCAGGAATTGTCTCAGGGACAAAGAGAGTGAGTCATCTTTCCAGGACAGCAGCGAGGAGATTCAAACACAGAGACGCTTTTCATGTTTTAAATTTCAGTCTCTTCCAAAACTCTGTTCAAATAAATGCATGGTATCTCCTCCAACAGACCCAGAAGAACTTACAGAACAACAAACCTTTTGA